The Acidobacteriota bacterium sequence TAAAGAGTGGTTGTTTTTCCTGATCCAGTGGGACCCGTCACAAGAATAATGCCATTAGGTCTTTCTATGATATTTTTGAAAATTTTCAGGTTTTTTTCATCAAAACCAAGCTGCTCAAGACCCATAACTATTTTAGACTTATCGAGCAGTCTTAAAACAACATTCTCTCCCCAGATAGTCGGGAAGAAAGAAACTCTGATATCGATTAATTTTTTTCCGACCTGAAATTTTATTCTTCCATCCTGGGGTAATCTTGATTCTGCAACATTGACTCCAGAGATTATTTTTAATCTTGCATTAATTGCCTGCTGAAGAGCTTTAGGAATTGAAGGGCCAAGAGATAATATTCCATCTATTCTATACCTTATTCTGAAAATTTTCTCCTCGGGTTCAAGGTGGATATCAGTGGCTTCATCTTTTACGCCTTTCAAAGTCAACTGGTCAACTAACTTTATTATCGGCGCCTCTTCTGCAATCGATGCTTCTGCACCAGTTCCATACCTTATGCCGAGTTTTATACTTTCCTCGATCAATTCATCTATTGAAATTCCTCCTGTATAGTAGATATCAATCGCATGAGTTATATCAGTTTCAGTCGAAGAAACCACTTTTACAAACATTTTTGTAATTCTTTCGAGCTCAGAAATTGCTTCCACATCATATATGTTTGCCATTGCTACTGTTAGATAGTTGTCTTCAATACTTATAGGAATTAATTTTTTCTGTCTTGCAAAAGGCTCTGGAACAATACTTAGAGCTTCCTTTTCTATAACTGTCCTGGAAAGATTAATAAATTCAACTCCTGATTGGGCAGCTAAGGCTGCAGAGAGTGTTTCATGGGAAATGAAGCCAAGGCCAACCAATATTTCTCCAAGCATTTCTCCTGTTCTTTTCTGTTCTTTCAATGCTAATTCTAATTGCTGGGGAGTTATTACACCATCTTCGATTAATCTTTCTCCTAATAAATTACTTTTTTTGGATTCTTCTCGAAATTCCATTATTCTTCCATTATTTTTATTCAAATCTCTTTAATTGTCAAGGAAAATAATAGTAAAATCGTTTCTTTACATTTTTTGGCACTTTTATTTTATTTATTTTATAATTAATATCAGGAGCAAAAAATGGGGGGAAAGATTGAAATTAAGGAGAGGGTGAAAAGGTTGATTTCCTTTTAAAGAGAAGGAGATCACGCAGGTTCTTTATCAGATTATGAGGTCACATGCCTTGAGTTTTACAGATTCTTGAAGAAAACCAATGAAAATGCAGGCTTTATGTGGGAGGATGGATGGCTAAAGAAGAATTTTGAGATAATAAAAAAATACGCTCAATCCAAAGAGCCAGTTCTGCTTGAAGGAAAGACAGGCGCAGGAAAGGAGGTTATATCAAGGTTTATTCATTTTCTGAGCAAAAGAAAAGAGAAACCTTTTTATCCCATAAATTGCTCCCTATATCCATCAGAGGATCTCATTCAATCTGAGCTCTTTGGCCATG is a genomic window containing:
- a CDS encoding ATPase, T2SS/T4P/T4SS family, with the protein product MEFREESKKSNLLGERLIEDGVITPQQLELALKEQKRTGEMLGEILVGLGFISHETLSAALAAQSGVEFINLSRTVIEKEALSIVPEPFARQKKLIPISIEDNYLTVAMANIYDVEAISELERITKMFVKVVSSTETDITHAIDIYYTGGISIDELIEESIKLGIRYGTGAEASIAEEAPIIKLVDQLTLKGVKDEATDIHLEPEEKIFRIRYRIDGILSLGPSIPKALQQAINARLKIISGVNVAESRLPQDGRIKFQVGKKLIDIRVSFFPTIWGENVVLRLLDKSKIVMGLEQLGFDEKNLKIFKNIIERPNGIILVTGPTGSGKTTTLYSALSYLNSIEKNIITIEDPVEYEFPVIRQSQVNPKAGFTFAMGLRSILRQDPDIILIGEMRDKETIEMAIRAALTGHLVLSTLHTNDSVGAIPRLIDMGTEPFLISSSLIAVIAQRLVRLICDDCKISYIPPEDVLAKIESAYADNVVFYRGEGCEKCKGKGYRGRIGIFELLLVTEKIKKLIMNGADSIALKNAALEEGFITLFERGMELVKKGRITVEEVLRVSFGEA